CGCCATCGACGCGCCCGCGCTGTAACCGACGACGGCGATGCGGCTTGCGTCGATCGCGTGCCGGGAAACGACCTCGTCGATGACGGCAAGAACGTAATTTTCGTCCACGCGGTCCCAGGTGGAAACCGCGCGCCCGCCGCGTTTTTTCTCCGGCGCTTGCGGTGCGACAACCGTGGCGCCCGCCAGTCCCGGTTGCAGGCTCCAGAGCATGCCCATCGAGCGCGCGTCGCCGCCGTATCCGTGCAGCACGACCACAAGGGGCTTGGCGCCGGTGTTCGCCGCCCTGGACGGAAACAGCAGGTATTTGCCGCCGTCCGTGGCCTGCCATTCCGGTTGCACCGGCGCGACGCCCAGCACAAGGAAGGCGGACAGGGCGATCAGGGCCGCGGCGAGGGTTGCCGGAATGCGTCGATGCGTCATCGCATCCTCCGTGAAATCGCGTTTTCGCGCCATGCGTGAAACAGCCGCCATATCGTGACATTGGCGGCGGGCTGCGGAAATCGCGCGACATCCGCGATCGGCACGTGGCGCCGCCCGTCGTGCTCCGGCGCCATTTTGCGCGCGTGAACGATAAACGGATACAGCGTCACGCGAAAGCGCGTGTATGCATGACGCACCGGCGCCAGTTCGCCGACGATCCGCACGGTGCGGCCGACCTCCTCGCGGAATTCGCGGACGACGGCCTCGGAAGCGGTCTCGCCCGGCTCGACCTTGCCGCCGGGAAGCTCCCAGAGCCCGGCGAACAGTCCGTCCTCGGCGCGGCGCTGCAAGAGCACCGTATCGCCGCGCACAAGGATACCGACCGCGACGTCGATCGCCTCGATTTTCGGCTTCGGTTTCGCGGGACGCACGTCGCTTGTTCCGTTCGAA
The bacterium genome window above contains:
- a CDS encoding alpha/beta fold hydrolase, coding for MTHRRIPATLAAALIALSAFLVLGVAPVQPEWQATDGGKYLLFPSRAANTGAKPLVVVLHGYGGDARSMGMLWSLQPGLAGATVVAPQAPEKKRGGRAVSTWDRVDENYVLAVIDEVVSRHAIDASRIAVVGYSAGASMAIRLGLAHGDRFAAVVSIGGGLSMAAQGAGQGTRFLFVTGQRDERFSQDKFKHLFARLEKSGVKIERQVVPGADHAALYNRIDDAGAWLSGALGLTPPAGTP